From Paenibacillus sp. V4I7, one genomic window encodes:
- a CDS encoding MoxR family ATPase, whose amino-acid sequence MQSKTRIFDQPQPLVERMIMNVEKVIVGKRETIEKAFVAMLSGGHLLLEDVPGVGKTMLVRALARTIGCEFKRIQCTPDLLPSDVTGVSVFNVKTNDFEFRPGPLMTPIVLADECNRTSPKTQSAFLEAMEEKRVTIDGVSYELPKPFVLLATQNPVDYEGTYALPEAQMDRFMMKLSLGYPTPEQEILMLDRLQDRQPLDHLKPVIVQDEFVQLQREATMIHVDNTLKDFIVRLALATRDHADLYLGASPRASYALMRAAQTSAYMKGRSFVVPDDIKDLVLPIWMHRLILTSEARMTGKSADTILTGLLASMQTPVLRYVSAK is encoded by the coding sequence ATGCAGTCGAAAACCCGAATATTCGATCAGCCGCAGCCTCTCGTGGAACGGATGATCATGAACGTAGAGAAAGTAATTGTTGGAAAGAGAGAGACGATAGAGAAAGCGTTCGTTGCTATGCTGAGCGGCGGCCATCTTTTGCTAGAAGACGTACCCGGTGTTGGGAAAACGATGCTTGTACGTGCCTTGGCTAGGACGATTGGTTGTGAGTTTAAGAGAATTCAGTGCACGCCTGATTTATTGCCGTCTGATGTAACTGGTGTGTCTGTATTTAACGTGAAGACGAATGATTTTGAGTTTCGCCCTGGACCTCTAATGACGCCAATCGTATTGGCAGACGAATGTAACCGTACCTCACCGAAGACACAATCTGCTTTCTTAGAGGCGATGGAAGAGAAGCGGGTTACCATTGACGGGGTCAGCTATGAATTGCCGAAACCTTTCGTCTTATTAGCTACGCAAAACCCAGTGGACTATGAAGGTACTTATGCGCTGCCGGAAGCTCAAATGGATCGTTTTATGATGAAATTGTCACTTGGTTATCCGACGCCGGAACAAGAAATTCTGATGCTGGATCGCCTACAGGATCGCCAGCCGCTGGATCACTTGAAGCCTGTTATTGTACAGGATGAGTTTGTGCAATTGCAAAGAGAAGCAACCATGATTCATGTCGATAATACGTTAAAAGATTTCATTGTTCGTCTGGCCTTGGCAACTAGGGACCATGCTGATTTGTACTTGGGTGCAAGTCCAAGGGCATCCTACGCCTTAATGCGTGCTGCGCAAACGTCTGCTTATATGAAGGGCAGAAGCTTCGTGGTACCGGATGATATCAAGGATTTGGTGCTGCCGATCTGGATGCATCGGCTCATTCTGACTTCTGAAGCACGAATGACCGGCAAGTCGGCGGATACGATTTTGACAGGTTTACTTGCTTCCATGCAAACTCCAGTTCTCCGTTACGTTTCGGCGAAGTAG
- a CDS encoding polysaccharide deacetylase, whose translation MRFQVQRATISQKRVQLSMVILLLVSLFFSTISVKATENDGYSAQVQEGQDLYQKLKTGKRPQSEKTYETPEQPTVYLTFDDGPSKLTSQVLDILDKENVKATFFALGEQAQAHPALVKRIVQDGHTLGNHSYNHVYKELYSDFQTFWDQIQRSEDLFASLADTRPQLVRAPGGTYTNFDAYYYYLLDQAGYSVMDWNVDSGDSKRLRVPANEIWQTIKGSPLEHEINILFHDGSGHESTVEVLPQVISYYKKLGYAFAPLTTKVKPKQFPVGKAKWSRNMSLAHFQELLKETQQYALAHPIQADKDQKDAERHLAQQTAVAREETAQILSAQAALPLQVHVAGGSSFTIEPTEYQLRANRIEMPLRFLIEKIGGQVEWQAEKKTANAHFGVYDLEYDLSTRSIRMYTLGNSVATYSLADMDLQDGKIIVPLRKTIDLLGGRITNTVIESDKREVSVALRPFYIFKENNSLLKNSLFAMGG comes from the coding sequence ATGCGTTTTCAGGTACAACGTGCAACCATCAGTCAGAAACGAGTTCAACTTTCAATGGTAATCCTTTTACTAGTTTCTCTATTTTTCTCAACAATTTCGGTAAAGGCAACAGAGAACGATGGGTACTCCGCACAAGTACAGGAAGGACAAGACCTTTATCAAAAGCTCAAAACAGGTAAGCGCCCGCAGAGCGAGAAGACGTATGAAACACCGGAACAGCCTACCGTTTACTTGACCTTTGATGACGGTCCTAGCAAGCTCACGAGTCAGGTGCTGGATATTTTAGATAAAGAGAATGTGAAAGCTACGTTTTTCGCACTTGGCGAACAAGCTCAGGCTCACCCTGCATTGGTCAAAAGAATTGTGCAAGACGGACATACCTTAGGCAATCATTCCTATAATCATGTATATAAAGAGCTGTATAGCGATTTCCAAACCTTTTGGGACCAAATCCAACGTAGTGAGGACTTATTTGCTAGTTTGGCTGATACCAGACCGCAATTAGTACGAGCTCCGGGGGGTACATATACGAATTTCGATGCGTATTACTACTATTTGCTGGATCAAGCGGGTTATTCGGTTATGGACTGGAATGTAGACAGTGGTGATTCCAAAAGATTGCGTGTACCCGCGAATGAAATTTGGCAAACGATTAAGGGATCACCGCTCGAACACGAGATCAACATCCTGTTTCATGATGGCAGCGGCCATGAGTCGACGGTAGAGGTACTGCCCCAAGTCATCAGCTATTACAAAAAATTAGGCTACGCTTTCGCTCCCCTTACTACAAAGGTTAAGCCTAAGCAATTCCCAGTGGGTAAGGCGAAATGGTCAAGAAACATGAGCTTGGCTCATTTCCAAGAGCTACTGAAAGAAACACAGCAATATGCCTTAGCGCATCCGATTCAGGCGGATAAAGATCAGAAGGATGCTGAACGGCATCTTGCCCAACAAACCGCAGTAGCTAGAGAAGAAACGGCACAAATTCTCTCCGCGCAGGCGGCGTTACCGCTGCAAGTTCATGTGGCTGGAGGCAGCAGCTTTACAATTGAACCTACAGAGTATCAGCTGCGTGCTAACCGGATTGAAATGCCGCTGCGCTTTCTCATAGAGAAAATAGGCGGGCAAGTAGAATGGCAGGCTGAGAAGAAGACAGCGAATGCACATTTTGGTGTTTATGATTTGGAATATGATTTATCCACTAGAAGCATTAGAATGTATACCCTAGGTAATAGCGTAGCTACCTATTCATTAGCAGATATGGATTTGCAAGACGGTAAGATTATCGTTCCTTTACGAAAAACCATAGATTTACTAGGCGGGCGAATTACGAATACGGTCATAGAATCAGATAAGCGAGAGGTGTCTGTGGCATTGCGTCCGTTTTATATATTTAAAGAGAACAATAGTCTTCTGAAAAACTCTCTATTTGCCATGGGAGGGTAA
- a CDS encoding MFS transporter → MWMMLKDRRMMFLMIANILSSIGSGITMIGVPWLLVNRSGGSEIFGYATLASTIILFFLSPHIGVYIDRISRKKMLLGSEVVGGSVTLLFALWGLSAGHFETWQLIVIYFSGSLYYNVHFPTQFAFTQEIFSKEQYKTLNSILEVQNQSTSMIAGGLASLLIDHIDFAWILLADAMTYFLGFGLFLLIPYIKNRSVTANGAVSMLSNIREGFAYLKTRPLLVMFFLCALMPFLCVMVGNYLYPVYITSVLHGGANVLGAADMIFAIGAVVAGLTVPLLMQRLGSYYTTILSFVIFSLSIVFFYVFPLVSIFLLFKTLNGWGNAGSRVARNTILMEMVPNHLIGRVNSFFNTVGMGMRVLLIGVCTQIVSFQGARTAILLLGVLLVVSLIGLIGSKPLFNVAAQTKNEVVPQEI, encoded by the coding sequence ATGTGGATGATGCTCAAAGACCGAAGAATGATGTTTCTCATGATAGCCAACATCTTATCCTCGATCGGCTCAGGAATAACCATGATCGGCGTACCGTGGCTGTTAGTGAATCGATCCGGGGGAAGTGAAATCTTTGGATATGCGACGCTAGCATCGACAATCATACTTTTCTTCCTATCGCCGCATATCGGCGTATATATTGACCGCATTTCCCGAAAGAAAATGCTGCTGGGAAGTGAAGTTGTCGGCGGATCTGTGACGCTGCTATTTGCGCTATGGGGATTAAGTGCGGGGCATTTTGAAACTTGGCAGTTGATCGTTATTTACTTTAGCGGTTCTCTGTATTACAACGTTCACTTTCCAACCCAGTTCGCATTTACGCAGGAGATCTTCTCGAAGGAACAGTACAAAACGTTAAATTCCATCCTCGAGGTCCAAAATCAATCCACATCGATGATCGCGGGCGGCTTGGCTAGTCTACTGATTGACCATATCGATTTTGCGTGGATTCTATTAGCGGACGCGATGACTTACTTTTTAGGTTTTGGCCTATTTTTGCTTATTCCCTATATCAAAAACAGGTCTGTCACTGCAAACGGCGCTGTTTCCATGTTGTCGAATATCAGAGAAGGCTTCGCTTATTTGAAAACGAGACCGCTATTAGTTATGTTTTTCCTTTGCGCGCTGATGCCGTTTCTTTGTGTTATGGTCGGTAATTATCTTTACCCTGTGTATATCACAAGTGTCCTCCATGGAGGGGCCAATGTTCTCGGGGCAGCAGATATGATTTTCGCCATCGGAGCTGTTGTGGCAGGCTTAACAGTCCCACTGCTCATGCAGCGTTTGGGTTCCTATTATACAACGATTCTTTCGTTTGTCATTTTTAGTCTGTCGATTGTTTTCTTTTACGTGTTTCCTCTAGTCTCTATTTTTCTCTTATTTAAAACGTTGAACGGATGGGGAAATGCGGGGAGTCGCGTAGCGCGTAATACGATTTTGATGGAAATGGTGCCAAATCATTTGATCGGTCGTGTGAATAGCTTTTTCAACACTGTAGGGATGGGCATGCGAGTTCTACTCATTGGCGTCTGTACACAAATTGTTTCTTTTCAAGGCGCTAGGACGGCTATTCTTTTACTCGGAGTCTTATTAGTCGTTAGTTTAATAGGTCTTATTGGCAGCAAACCCTTGTTTAACGTGGCAGCGCAAACGAAAAATGAGGTTGTACCGCAAGAAATTTAG
- a CDS encoding PepSY domain-containing protein, with protein sequence MKKKLIVSILSIFMAYGSTAYGAVEETHWVMKELKDYKQYIVPYRDNASTQGTITQKEWDSFQRNVLDSGRLDKPILLDDWATALKMAVDLAEKNRDAWISMYVHGLGQGTEITRENAVGGMVKLLSGSYIKGSWSAEEVKPAKALLDHQDISDKQRGLVESAYILGILDDSVKEKFRPNDKLTNAEAISMMFRVMGELAYDKPDLPADHWLSEELESAYQSSKLPKPMLKVLRRAFQDPMNVERNIPVALWHEMLGSGLPIPANIKEKAFMYTLAYDKDGGILRDRAVVGVTKLGKNPRSATAEEKMKAEQAFADYGAAFDSDKIAVAYGDGLLEGRNGQSFGVHGYLTYAEAAALAIRASLREALNGTPLLIDEKTALQIAKETDPDSEAEWTVTFKKGLVLHYNTNRLIYDGWVVEAVYPAGNKMVVYIDARTGKIMVLGENEAPIGETEESS encoded by the coding sequence ATGAAAAAGAAGCTGATTGTTTCGATATTGTCTATTTTCATGGCTTACGGAAGTACAGCTTACGGGGCTGTGGAGGAAACCCATTGGGTGATGAAGGAGCTCAAGGATTACAAACAGTACATCGTGCCTTATAGGGACAACGCTTCGACACAAGGTACGATCACGCAGAAAGAGTGGGATTCATTCCAGCGAAATGTGCTGGACTCGGGCAGGCTGGATAAACCCATACTGCTCGATGATTGGGCGACGGCTCTTAAAATGGCGGTGGATTTGGCGGAAAAAAATCGTGATGCCTGGATCAGTATGTATGTTCACGGCCTGGGGCAAGGGACGGAGATTACCCGTGAAAATGCTGTCGGAGGGATGGTAAAGCTATTAAGCGGTTCTTACATCAAGGGGAGCTGGTCTGCGGAAGAAGTAAAGCCGGCAAAAGCGCTGCTGGATCACCAGGATATCAGCGATAAGCAGCGAGGTCTGGTTGAGAGTGCGTATATCCTTGGAATTTTGGATGATTCGGTGAAAGAAAAGTTTAGGCCGAACGATAAGCTGACGAATGCCGAAGCCATTTCTATGATGTTTCGGGTAATGGGGGAATTGGCGTATGACAAGCCGGATCTGCCGGCAGATCATTGGCTCAGTGAAGAGCTAGAGTCTGCCTACCAAAGCAGCAAGCTTCCAAAGCCGATGCTTAAGGTGCTGCGCCGTGCTTTTCAAGATCCGATGAACGTCGAACGCAATATTCCTGTTGCTTTGTGGCACGAAATGCTCGGTTCAGGGCTGCCGATACCTGCCAATATAAAGGAGAAAGCGTTTATGTATACGCTTGCCTATGATAAGGATGGAGGAATACTACGGGACAGAGCGGTAGTCGGAGTAACTAAGCTTGGAAAAAATCCAAGAAGCGCAACTGCGGAGGAAAAAATGAAAGCTGAACAAGCGTTTGCAGATTATGGCGCTGCTTTTGACTCCGATAAAATCGCTGTTGCCTACGGAGATGGCCTTTTGGAGGGACGGAACGGTCAAAGCTTCGGCGTCCATGGTTACCTAACCTATGCTGAGGCGGCTGCCCTTGCTATCCGTGCAAGCTTAAGGGAGGCTTTGAACGGTACCCCTTTGCTAATTGATGAGAAGACCGCATTGCAAATAGCCAAAGAAACGGACCCCGATTCTGAAGCCGAATGGACAGTAACCTTCAAGAAGGGGCTGGTGCTCCATTACAACACAAACAGGTTAATCTATGACGGATGGGTCGTAGAAGCGGTCTATCCAGCAGGAAACAAAATGGTTGTGTATATTGATGCCAGAACGGGTAAAATCATGGTCCTTGGGGAGAATGAAGCTCCTATAGGGGAAACAGAGGAGTCAAGCTGA
- the bcp gene encoding thioredoxin-dependent thiol peroxidase — protein sequence MSKKIQMETDTAKRLAPTFTLPASNGKKVSLKDFKGKKLVIYFYPQDNTPTCTQQSCDFRDYNGKFAQLGVEVVGISPDELKAHDKFITKYELPFLLLSDPDHQVAEKFGVWALKKLYGREYMGIIRSTFLIDEKGYIVKEWSKVRVKNHVQSVLDAVMALNASR from the coding sequence ATGAGCAAAAAGATACAGATGGAGACAGATACTGCCAAGCGACTGGCACCTACTTTTACACTTCCTGCATCAAACGGGAAAAAAGTATCCTTAAAGGATTTTAAAGGGAAGAAGCTGGTCATTTACTTTTACCCACAAGACAACACGCCAACCTGTACCCAACAATCATGTGATTTTCGCGACTATAATGGAAAGTTTGCACAACTCGGCGTAGAAGTGGTCGGAATTAGCCCTGATGAGCTGAAAGCCCACGATAAATTCATTACGAAGTATGAGCTGCCGTTCCTACTGCTTTCTGACCCTGACCATCAGGTGGCTGAGAAGTTCGGTGTTTGGGCACTAAAGAAACTGTATGGCCGTGAGTATATGGGGATTATCCGTTCTACTTTCCTGATTGATGAAAAGGGATATATCGTCAAGGAATGGAGTAAAGTGAGAGTGAAGAACCATGTGCAGTCGGTTTTGGACGCTGTAATGGCATTGAATGCCAGTCGTTAA